Proteins from one Listeria weihenstephanensis genomic window:
- a CDS encoding septation ring formation regulator EzrA, giving the protein MFVWYLVGFVVIVAVIFAVGYIMKRKHYQRINALEAQKIELMERPVIDELTKVKKLRLTGQTEDLFESWRDSWDEIATKLFPDLEEYILGAEQHTDRYQFGKATQMENQVEQVIHDIDTQMKQILRGLKELIASEERNALDIRAAKDTFTTIRRDVLSNGYKLGDALHSIEGELDTVAENLNRFDMLTEQGDYLEARETVLNLQHDLEKLANKMDKIPSLLRESDIILPDEMSKLQAGYDEMANQGYYLEQLQLAAELERMSHRVSDLKGKIVAGELEAVENGVAELHTEINLFYDTLEHEVEARHFVKENRIVVEAKLEKQMAVSDALAEQIKEVKQTYHVADDELAVYLKVASQLQTQKEQLETVTERLSEVKIAYSAAEDTLKEIDAIVSGIALEQDTFAEELRSLRKDELEAREDAKRMRRAIMNLNQRLDRERLPGKPDEYITLCEHMEASISKLESKLEEKPLNMKAVNNEWRVAKEDLEHLTEKADEMIENVHLVEHVIQYANRYRLRTPDLAIALRKAEDHFYDDYQYKKALEIAVTALEKVEPNAFKKIEKAYEMKINVDEVE; this is encoded by the coding sequence ATGTTTGTTTGGTATTTAGTCGGCTTTGTGGTGATTGTAGCAGTCATTTTCGCAGTCGGATACATAATGAAACGAAAGCATTATCAACGCATCAACGCACTTGAGGCACAGAAAATTGAGTTGATGGAGCGTCCGGTCATTGATGAGCTTACGAAAGTGAAGAAATTACGGTTAACAGGGCAGACAGAGGATTTATTTGAATCGTGGCGTGATTCTTGGGACGAGATTGCAACGAAACTATTTCCTGATTTAGAAGAATATATCCTAGGGGCAGAGCAACATACAGACCGTTATCAATTTGGAAAAGCAACGCAGATGGAAAATCAGGTGGAGCAAGTTATTCATGATATTGATACGCAGATGAAGCAAATTTTGCGAGGATTGAAGGAATTAATTGCTAGTGAAGAACGCAATGCACTCGATATTCGCGCGGCAAAAGATACGTTTACGACGATACGCCGCGATGTGCTTAGCAATGGTTACAAACTTGGCGATGCGTTACACAGTATTGAGGGAGAACTTGATACGGTCGCGGAAAACTTGAACCGATTTGATATGTTAACGGAGCAAGGTGACTACTTGGAAGCGCGAGAAACCGTGCTTAATCTACAGCATGATTTAGAAAAATTGGCGAATAAGATGGATAAAATTCCAAGCTTGTTACGCGAAAGTGATATCATTTTGCCAGATGAAATGAGTAAACTACAAGCAGGCTACGATGAAATGGCGAATCAAGGTTATTATTTAGAGCAATTACAATTAGCAGCGGAGTTAGAGCGAATGAGTCATCGGGTTTCTGATTTAAAAGGCAAGATTGTTGCGGGTGAACTTGAAGCTGTGGAGAATGGCGTGGCGGAGCTGCATACGGAGATTAATCTGTTTTATGATACGCTGGAGCATGAAGTTGAGGCGCGTCATTTTGTGAAAGAAAACCGTATTGTTGTGGAAGCGAAATTAGAGAAGCAAATGGCTGTATCAGATGCGCTTGCGGAACAAATTAAAGAAGTGAAGCAGACATATCACGTGGCAGATGACGAACTGGCGGTCTATTTGAAAGTGGCGAGCCAATTGCAAACGCAAAAAGAACAGCTCGAAACGGTCACAGAACGCTTGTCTGAAGTTAAAATTGCTTATTCGGCGGCAGAGGATACGTTAAAAGAAATTGACGCGATTGTTTCTGGCATTGCACTGGAACAAGATACATTTGCTGAGGAGTTGCGTTCGCTCAGAAAAGATGAGCTCGAGGCGCGTGAGGATGCTAAGCGCATGCGCCGAGCGATTATGAACTTGAATCAAAGGCTAGATCGTGAGCGCCTTCCTGGTAAGCCTGATGAGTATATCACGCTATGCGAACATATGGAAGCATCGATTTCAAAATTAGAAAGCAAGCTGGAAGAGAAACCACTGAATATGAAAGCTGTGAACAATGAATGGCGTGTGGCGAAAGAAGATCTCGAACATTTGACAGAAAAAGCGGATGAAATGATTGAGAACGTCCATTTAGTGGAGCATGTTATCCAATACGCCAATCGTTATCGTCTACGTACACCAGACCTTGCAATCGCTCTTCGTAAAGCAGAAGATCATTTTTATGACGACTATCAATATAAAAAAGCCTTAGAAATAGCGGTAACTGCTTTGGAAAAAGTGGAACCAAATGCGTTTAAGAAAATTGAAAAAGCATATGAAATGAAGATTAATGTGGATGAAGTTGAATGA
- a CDS encoding GAF domain-containing protein, producing the protein MIEIPKFTGTKAENYQLCVKQVEAMIAGEPNFIANISNISALLNQALTDINWVGFYLYEESTNQLVLGPFQGLPACIRIPLGRGVCGSAGQERKTYLVQNVNEFPGHIACDAASKSEIVIPIVHQDKLVGVLDVDSPSLERFDTTDQEYLEQVVAILTKSIQ; encoded by the coding sequence ATGATTGAAATTCCAAAATTTACAGGAACAAAAGCAGAAAACTACCAATTATGCGTTAAACAAGTGGAAGCAATGATTGCTGGTGAGCCCAATTTTATCGCTAATATCAGTAATATTTCCGCCCTATTAAACCAAGCTTTAACCGATATTAACTGGGTCGGCTTCTATTTATATGAAGAAAGCACGAATCAGCTTGTTCTCGGACCGTTCCAAGGTCTTCCCGCATGTATTCGCATCCCGCTTGGCCGAGGCGTTTGTGGCTCAGCAGGACAAGAACGCAAAACATATCTTGTTCAAAATGTGAACGAGTTTCCTGGACATATCGCATGTGACGCGGCCTCCAAGTCTGAAATTGTTATCCCGATCGTGCATCAAGATAAACTTGTTGGCGTGCTTGACGTAGATAGCCCGTCCCTAGAACGCTTCGACACAACAGATCAGGAATATTTAGAACAAGTCGTTGCCATTTTAACAAAATCTATACAATAA
- the rpsD gene encoding 30S ribosomal protein S4, producing MARYTGPSWKISRRLGLSLSGTGKELERRPYAPGQHGPTQRKKISEYGLQQAEKQKLRHMYGLTERQFKNTFNKAGKLQGKHGENFMILLEQRLDNVVYRLGLARTRRAARQLVNHGHILVDSKRVDIPSYQVSPGQVISVREKSLKLSAIAESLDVAAFVPEYLTFDAEKLTGTLNRLPERSELHAEINEAFIVEFYSR from the coding sequence ATGGCTCGTTATACAGGTCCAAGCTGGAAAATTTCCCGTCGTTTAGGGTTATCACTTTCAGGAACAGGTAAAGAATTAGAACGTCGTCCGTATGCTCCAGGGCAACACGGTCCAACACAACGCAAAAAAATCTCTGAGTATGGTTTACAACAAGCAGAGAAACAAAAATTACGTCACATGTACGGCTTAACTGAACGTCAATTCAAAAACACGTTTAATAAAGCTGGCAAATTACAAGGTAAACATGGTGAGAACTTCATGATCTTACTAGAACAACGCCTTGACAACGTGGTATATCGCTTAGGTCTTGCTCGCACTCGTCGTGCAGCACGTCAACTAGTAAACCACGGTCACATTTTAGTAGATTCAAAACGCGTAGACATTCCTTCTTACCAAGTATCACCTGGTCAAGTAATCAGTGTTCGTGAAAAATCTCTAAAATTATCAGCAATTGCAGAAAGCTTAGATGTTGCAGCATTCGTGCCTGAATACCTAACTTTCGACGCTGAAAAATTGACAGGTACATTAAACCGCCTGCCAGAACGTTCAGAATTACACGCTGAAATCAACGAAGCGTTTATCGTAGAATTCTATTCACGTTAA
- a CDS encoding GNAT family N-acetyltransferase, translating to MSKLYFEPMKQEEFKDFSENLSVNYAEDKIRAGLWDKEDALDQARFDMLHLLPKGVMTKDHLLWNVCNEDDEKVGTLWVLEEKDTYFIYDIMIFEAFQNQGYGSELLRVLEEKARDEGISEIELHVFGHNKRALHVYENMGFEAIDINMRKRL from the coding sequence ATGAGTAAGCTGTATTTTGAGCCCATGAAACAAGAGGAATTCAAAGATTTCTCTGAAAATCTAAGCGTTAATTATGCGGAGGACAAAATTCGGGCTGGGCTTTGGGATAAGGAAGATGCGCTCGATCAAGCGAGATTTGATATGTTGCATCTTTTACCAAAAGGCGTCATGACAAAAGATCATTTGCTCTGGAATGTGTGTAATGAGGATGATGAAAAAGTTGGGACGTTATGGGTTCTTGAAGAGAAAGATACGTACTTTATCTATGATATTATGATTTTTGAGGCATTTCAAAATCAGGGTTACGGAAGCGAATTGTTACGCGTGCTTGAAGAAAAGGCGCGTGATGAAGGTATCTCAGAGATTGAGCTGCATGTTTTTGGACATAATAAGCGAGCACTACATGTGTATGAGAATATGGGGTTTGAAGCGATTGATATCAATATGAGGAAACGTTTATAG
- the tyrS gene encoding tyrosine--tRNA ligase: MNIIDELEWRGAIYQQTDEAGLRELTEKESISLYCGIDPTGDSMHIGHLIPFMILRRFQNKGHRPIILVGGATGSIGDPSGKKEERQLQSIEQVNKNVESLRGQLETIFDFSGDNGAIMVNNYEWTKDLTVLDFLRDYGKNFNVNTMLAKDIVANRLEVGISFTEFAYQILQAMDYNELYEKHNCRLQIGGSDQWGNITAGLDLIRKKQGEGSKAFGLTIPLLTKADGTKFGKTEGGAIWLNPEKTTPYEFYQFWINTDDRDVVKYLKYFTFLDQGEISDLESAVKLEPHRRAAQRSLAAEMTRFIHGQAALDQAIKISEALFSGDVKALTADEIEQGFKDVPTFTAGQEEALLVDWLVELGIEPSKRQSREDIGNGAIYINGERVQDLEKVVTKADRVENRFTIVRRGKKKYFLVRYE, from the coding sequence ATGAATATTATTGATGAACTGGAATGGCGTGGCGCGATATACCAACAAACGGATGAGGCGGGACTTCGTGAATTAACAGAGAAAGAGTCGATTTCGCTATATTGCGGGATTGATCCAACGGGAGATTCGATGCATATTGGGCATTTGATTCCATTTATGATTTTGCGTCGTTTCCAAAACAAGGGGCATCGTCCAATTATTTTAGTCGGCGGCGCAACAGGGTCTATCGGTGATCCGAGCGGTAAGAAAGAAGAGCGTCAACTACAATCCATCGAACAAGTAAATAAGAATGTGGAAAGTTTACGTGGCCAGCTAGAGACAATTTTTGATTTTTCTGGTGATAATGGTGCGATCATGGTGAATAATTATGAATGGACGAAGGATTTAACGGTGCTTGATTTCTTGCGTGATTATGGGAAGAATTTCAATGTGAACACGATGTTAGCGAAAGATATCGTGGCGAATCGTTTGGAAGTCGGGATTTCGTTTACAGAGTTCGCATATCAAATTTTGCAAGCGATGGATTACAATGAGTTGTATGAAAAACATAATTGTCGCCTGCAAATTGGTGGTAGTGATCAGTGGGGGAATATAACGGCCGGACTTGATTTAATTCGTAAGAAACAAGGCGAGGGTTCTAAAGCGTTTGGGCTGACGATTCCGTTATTGACGAAGGCGGATGGTACGAAATTTGGTAAAACGGAAGGTGGCGCGATTTGGTTGAATCCAGAGAAGACGACGCCATATGAGTTTTACCAGTTCTGGATTAATACGGATGATCGTGATGTTGTGAAATACTTGAAATACTTCACATTCTTAGATCAAGGCGAAATTAGTGATCTGGAATCTGCGGTAAAATTAGAACCACATCGTCGTGCGGCACAACGTTCTTTAGCAGCTGAAATGACACGCTTTATTCATGGGCAAGCAGCGCTCGATCAAGCGATTAAGATTTCAGAAGCGTTATTTAGCGGAGATGTGAAGGCGTTGACGGCGGATGAGATTGAGCAAGGTTTTAAAGACGTACCAACGTTTACGGCAGGGCAAGAAGAGGCGTTGCTTGTAGATTGGCTTGTGGAGCTTGGAATCGAGCCTTCGAAGCGCCAATCACGTGAGGATATTGGAAATGGCGCGATTTACATTAATGGTGAGCGTGTACAAGACCTTGAAAAAGTTGTGACAAAGGCAGATCGCGTGGAAAATCGCTTTACAATTGTGCGACGTGGTAAGAAGAAATATTTCTTGGTGCGCTATGAGTAA
- the ccpA gene encoding catabolite control protein A, whose amino-acid sequence MNITIYDVAREANVSMATVSRVVNGNPNVKPITRKKVLDVIKQLGYRPNAVARGLASKKTTTVGVMIPDISNVFYAELARGIEDIATMYKYNIILSNSDENEDKELQVLNTLLGKQVDGIIYMGERISEQLQEEFDRSPAPVVLAGSVDPANKIASVNIDYKQASYEAVSRFTKNGRKKIAFISGSLDQPVNSELKLGGYREALKEAKIKFNEDYVLEAAYNYEAGVKAWAQLSALKATPDAVYVADDELAMGVLNAALDAGVKVPEELEIVTSNNTKLTLMARPQLSTVVQPLYDIGAVAMRLLTKLMASEEVEEKTVILPHSEKMRGTTR is encoded by the coding sequence ATGAATATAACAATTTATGATGTGGCGCGTGAAGCGAATGTTTCGATGGCGACGGTTTCTCGAGTTGTCAATGGCAACCCGAACGTTAAACCAATCACAAGAAAGAAAGTTTTAGATGTTATCAAACAATTAGGATATCGTCCTAACGCCGTGGCTCGTGGACTTGCCAGTAAGAAAACAACGACGGTTGGTGTGATGATTCCAGATATTTCGAATGTTTTCTATGCGGAATTAGCGCGCGGAATTGAAGATATTGCAACAATGTACAAATACAATATTATTTTAAGTAACTCGGATGAAAATGAAGATAAAGAGCTACAGGTGTTGAATACATTGCTAGGTAAGCAAGTTGACGGCATTATTTATATGGGAGAACGTATTTCTGAGCAATTACAAGAGGAATTTGATCGTTCACCAGCGCCGGTTGTTTTGGCAGGTTCCGTCGATCCAGCGAACAAAATTGCATCTGTAAATATCGATTATAAACAGGCAAGCTATGAGGCTGTATCTCGCTTCACGAAGAATGGCCGTAAAAAAATAGCGTTTATCAGTGGTTCGCTAGATCAACCAGTGAACAGCGAGCTAAAATTGGGCGGTTACCGTGAGGCACTAAAAGAAGCGAAAATTAAATTTAACGAAGACTATGTTTTAGAGGCTGCTTACAATTACGAAGCTGGTGTCAAAGCTTGGGCGCAATTAAGTGCTTTAAAGGCTACTCCAGACGCAGTTTATGTGGCAGATGATGAGCTTGCAATGGGTGTTTTAAATGCTGCACTTGATGCAGGTGTGAAAGTACCGGAAGAGCTTGAAATCGTAACATCTAATAACACCAAATTAACTTTAATGGCACGTCCGCAATTATCGACGGTTGTTCAACCACTTTACGATATCGGTGCGGTTGCCATGCGTCTATTAACGAAATTGATGGCAAGCGAAGAAGTAGAAGAAAAAACAGTTATTTTGCCACATAGCGAGAAAATGCGCGGAACTACGCGTTAA
- a CDS encoding bifunctional 3-deoxy-7-phosphoheptulonate synthase/chorismate mutase — MGNPNLEELRAQVDSLNIEVLEAINKRANLVKEIGKIKGMQGVIRFDPVRERQMLNAITDANEGPFEDSTIEKLFKEIFKAGLELQEDDNSKALLVSRKNKKEDTIVNVNGVPIGNGVPTFVFGPCSVESYEQVATVAGAVRDKGLKLLRGGAFKPRTSPYDFQGLGLEGLQILKRVADEFGLGVISEIVTPRDIDAALDHIDVIQIGARNMQNFELLKAVGQVDKPILLKRGLSATIEEFIGAAEYIMAQGNDQIILCERGIRTYEKATRNTLDISAVPILKQETHLPVMVDVTHSTGRKDLLLPCSKAALAIGADGVMAEVHPDPAVALSDSAQQMDLKEFDAFWEAILNSKLVPSNIQ, encoded by the coding sequence ATGGGAAATCCAAATTTAGAAGAATTACGAGCACAAGTTGATAGCTTAAACATCGAGGTTTTAGAGGCTATTAATAAACGAGCAAATTTAGTGAAAGAGATCGGCAAAATCAAAGGAATGCAAGGTGTGATTCGTTTTGATCCAGTTCGTGAGCGTCAAATGTTAAACGCGATCACAGATGCAAACGAAGGTCCTTTTGAAGATAGCACGATTGAGAAGCTATTTAAAGAAATTTTTAAAGCTGGTTTGGAGTTGCAAGAAGATGACAACTCGAAGGCTTTACTTGTCTCTCGTAAAAATAAGAAAGAGGACACAATTGTTAATGTGAATGGCGTGCCGATCGGAAATGGCGTACCAACATTTGTATTCGGTCCTTGCTCTGTTGAATCCTATGAACAAGTAGCTACCGTTGCTGGAGCTGTTCGCGATAAAGGCCTGAAATTACTTCGCGGTGGCGCATTTAAGCCACGTACAAGCCCATACGACTTCCAAGGTCTCGGTTTAGAAGGCCTACAAATTCTAAAACGTGTAGCCGATGAGTTCGGCTTAGGCGTTATTAGTGAAATCGTGACACCTCGTGATATCGACGCGGCGTTAGATCATATTGACGTTATCCAAATCGGTGCTCGTAACATGCAAAACTTCGAACTTCTAAAAGCGGTAGGTCAAGTCGACAAACCGATTCTATTAAAACGTGGTTTATCTGCAACGATTGAAGAGTTTATCGGTGCTGCTGAGTACATCATGGCTCAAGGTAATGATCAAATTATTCTTTGCGAACGTGGTATCCGCACATATGAAAAAGCTACACGTAATACATTAGATATTTCCGCAGTTCCAATTCTAAAACAAGAAACACATTTACCGGTAATGGTCGATGTGACGCATTCTACAGGACGTAAAGATTTACTACTTCCTTGTTCTAAAGCGGCATTGGCAATCGGGGCAGACGGCGTTATGGCCGAAGTACATCCAGACCCAGCAGTAGCTTTATCTGACTCGGCACAACAAATGGATTTGAAAGAGTTCGACGCTTTCTGGGAAGCTATTTTAAATTCAAAATTAGTCCCATCCAACATCCAATAA